The proteins below are encoded in one region of Tursiops truncatus isolate mTurTru1 chromosome 12, mTurTru1.mat.Y, whole genome shotgun sequence:
- the EEF1A1 gene encoding elongation factor 1-alpha 1, translated as MGKEKTHINIVVIGHVDSGKSTTTGHLIYKCGGIDKRTIEKFEKEAAEMGKGSFKYAWVLDKLKAERERGITIDISLWKFETSKYYVTIIDAPGHRDFIKNMITGTSQADCAVLIVAAGVGEFEAGISKNGQTREHALLAYTLGVKQLIVGVNKMDSTEPPYSQKRYEEIVKEVSTYIKKIGYNPDTVAFVPISGWNGDNMLEPSANMPWFKGWKVTRKDGNASGTTLLEALDCILPPTRPTDKPLRLPLQDVYKIGGIGTVPVGRVETGVLKPGMVVTFAPVNVTTEVKSVEMHHEALSEALPGDNVGFNVKNVSVKDVRRGNVAGDSKNDPPMEAAGFTAQVIILNHPGQISAGYAPVLDCHTAHIACKFAELKEKIDRRSGKKLEDGPKFLKSGDAAIVDMVPGKPMCVESFSDYPPLGRFAVRDMRQTVAVGVIKAVDKKAAGAGKVTKSAQKAQRAK; from the exons atgggaaaggagaagaCGCACATCAACATCGTTGTCATTGGACACGTAGATTCGGGGAAGTCCACCACTACTGGCCATCTGATCTACAAATGTGGTGGGATCGACAAGAGAACCATTGAAAAGTTCGAGAAGGAGGCTGCCGAG ATGGGGAAGGGCTCCTTTAAGTATGCCTGGGTCTTGGACAAACTGAAAGCTGAACGTGAGCGTGGTATCACCATTGATATATCCCTATGGAAATTCGAGACCAGCAAGTACTATGTGACCATCATTGATGCCCCAGGACACAGAGACTTCATCAAAAACATGATTACAGGCACATCCCAG GCTGACTGTGCTGTCCTGATTGTTGCTGCTGGTGTTGGTGAATTTGAAGCAGGTATTTCCAAGAATGGGCAGACCCGTGAGCATGCCCTTCTGGCCTACACTCTGGGTGTGAAACAACTAATTGTTGGAGTTAACAAAATGGATTCCACCGAGCCACCATACAGCCAGAAGAGATACGAGGAAATTGTAAAGGAAGTCAgcacctacattaagaaaattgGCTACAACCCAGACACGGTAGCATTTGTGCCAATTTCTGGCTGGAATGGCGACAACATGCTGGAGCCAAGTGCTAAC ATGCCGTGGTTCAAGGGATGGAAAGTCACTCGTAAAGATGGCAATGCCAGTGGAACCACACTGCTTGAAGCTCTGGATTGCATCCTGCCACCAACTCGCCCAACTGACAAACCCTTGCGTTTGCCCCTTCAGGACGTCTACAAAATTGGTG gTATTGGCACTGTCCCTGTGGGTCGAGTGGAGACTGGTGTTCTCAAACCTGGCATGGTGGTCACCTTTGCTCCAGTCAATGTGACAACTGAAGTGAAGTCTGTTGAAATGCATCATGAAGCTTTGAGTGAAGCCCTTCCTGGGGACAATGTGGGCTTCAATGTCAAGAACGTGTCTGTCAAAGATGTTCGTCGTGGCAATGTAGCTGGTGACAGCAAAAATGACCCACCGATGGAAGCAGCTGGCTTCACAGCTCAG GTGATTATCTTGAACCATCCAGGCCAAATCAGTGCTGGCTATGCACCTGTGCTGGATTGTCACACGGCTCACATTGCCTGCAAGTTTGCTGAGCTGAAGGAGAAGATTGATCGTCGTTCTGGGAAAAAGCTGGAAGATGGCCCCAAATTCTTGAAATCTGGTGATGCAGCCATCGTTGATATGGTTCCTGGCAAACCCATGTGTGTTGAGAGCTTCTCTGACTATCCTCCTCTGG gCCGCTTTGCTGTTCGTGACATGAGACAGACGGTTGCTGTGGGTGTCATCAAAGCAGTGGACAAGAAGGCAGCTGGAGCTGGCAAGGTCACCAAGTCTGCCCAGAAAGCTCAGAGGGCTAAATGA